GGAAGTTTCTAATGTCTGCCAAGGGTTGCATCCAATCTTCTCCGTTGTCAATCAATCCTGCCATCGATTTGTCCTTGTTTACTACAGTGCAAACCCAACAACCAAAACGGCTGTTTCCGCAGCTTGGTGTTGTATCGTCAATGACTAAAGGGCAATCACCGCTATTGGCGTTTCTATAAAGCGTTACCAATTCTTTGTGCGTGCCGCCCCAAGGCGGGGGAACTTGATTGAGATATTGCCACAATTCGTTTGTCGTTACATCTTTGATTGGTGCATATACATAAGTGTTCGGCAATTGATGTTTACGCAGCCGCCGTCCTTTTACTTCATGGCGTTTAATTGAGGCTGCACGGTTTGTACTTTCATCGCTTCTTGTACCGAGTAAAATGATGGCTGCCCCATTTTCACCGATTTTTTCGGTAATCAGCCTTGTAGTAGGATTTATTTTTAGCCTTTCCGTGCACCAGCGGTAAAACTTGTTTGGTGCAGGATAGCCAAGTCCAATCAGCCTCACCCAAAAGCTGTCTTCCAATTTCGGCTTAGTTTCCTCGACGATAATCGGAAACTGATTTAGATTTGCCTGTTTTTGAATCTGCTTTAACGTTTTGTTAATAAATTTAACAATTCTTGGATTTTCTACCAAAGTATCATTGCAAACAACATAGATTTGTCTTGTCAGTAAGGAGGGTTCAATTTTTTTTAGAGCATTCCAAACTACCTGTAAAAGCATTGTGGAATCTTTCCCGCCACTAAACCCGATAATCCAAGGTCTTGTTGGATGTTCGTCATAGAGGTATTGGTCAATTATTTCGTTTTCTAAATGATGTATGTTTAATGACATGTATAATTTGTTGTCTCGCTGTTTTTTTTAAGATTTATTTGTAAAAATTTATTCAATAATTATTTCTCTAAACAACATACATTACTTATTCGAAAAGCGCTTTCGGGTCTTTTGCCCTTCAAAAAATCCGTATTCTTATCTTGTTGCTTTTAAATTGTAGTAATTACGCTACGTAAATTATCTTCTCAACCCCATAAACTGTATATCTTATCTATTTGATTATTCTATTTCGAATAAGCGTACTTTGCAACATTCTAATCTTAAAATCATGGTGCAAGTATAACCCTTTTTTATGCAAATGACAAATCCTATTAAACTTTTGTGTGCGATAATACAACAACTAAGCCCTCACCATTTCCGGCAAGGGCTTTTTAGTAGTTCGTTTTGGGATTTTTTGTTCATAGTTTTGAACCGTTCATCCCGATAAATGAACCGTTCATCCCGATAAATGAAACGTTTAACCCGATAAATGAAACGTTTAACCCGATAAATGAAACGTTTAATCCGATAAATGAAACGTTTAACCCGATAAATGAAACGTTTAACCCGATAAATGAAACGTTTAATCCGATAAATGAAACGTTTAACCCGATAAATGAAACGTTTAACCCGATAAATGAAACGTTTAACCCGATAAATGAAACGTTTAACCCGATAAATGAAACGTTTAACCCGATAAATGAAATGTTTAACCCGATAAATGAAACGTTTAACCCGATAAATGAAACGTTTATCCCGATAAATGAACCGTTCATCCCGATAAATGAACCGTTAATCATTCGGGTCAATAAAAAATAAGCCGAAACTGCTTGTAAACTTTTGAGTTTCGAAGTCTTTCAACCCTCCATTTTTTTGTTTTCGGCAGAGGTAAATTTACTAATCAGAATTCCCACCAACACAACGGTATAGAACTGGCCGAGAACCCCAAAAAAGGAGGCGGTTAGCTTGGTGAAGTGGCATTAGGAGTGATGTCGCCAAAGCCGATAGTGGTTTGGATGACTGAGCAGAAGTAAACAAGGTCAATATAGACCGAAGCTGCGTTGGCGTTGTTGATGTTGTTAATGGAAGTGGTGTCGAGATAGTACAAAAATTGCATCAAAAAAACACTCATTTCAATCATCAGGAAATATCCGCAAGCGGAGGCTGAAAAGATGTCGGCATTGATGTAGCTTGGTTTTATGAGGAAGCGGATGATTTCTAAGAAAATAAATCCAAAGAATATTACATAAATCAAACTAAGGATTTGCATAAAAAGTGTTGAATTGCCTACAAAGGGAATGCTTACCGGCAATAGGAAAACGGATAAAAACAGGATGTTTCTGATGATGTTTTTCAATCTGCCCTTTTGAATAAAGATGACAATACTTGTTAAACCCAAGACGAGCATATTAACCGGCCAAATCACCTTAATATAAAAGGGTAAGTCGGTCAGAAAGATGCCGATGTATAGATGTTGAATTAGGCCGAAGAGCAGAAATTCGTATTTCCGTTTTTCAAAAAAAGACACTATTTTCATCGAGGGTTCTCCTTTCTTATGAGTTGCAGGTTCTTCGATGAAATGTTAAAAATAGCGTTGTTCTGACTATAGTATTGTAGCAGTGATTGATAAATAGGGCTGTTTTTCAAAATATCCATACATCCAATGATGATGAGATATTCTTTTGCCCGTGTCAGGGTTACGTTAAGTTTTTTGTCAACATTGCCTTCGGCATTTAGTACATGCAAATTGTTTAACTGAGCAGGGTTATTAACTGCCAAAGAAACGATAATGATGTTTTTTTGCCCGCCTTGATATCGCTCAACAGTATCAACCACTATCGAATTATTGATTTCGTCATTCAGGTTGTTTTTAATTTCTGCAATCTGAGTACGGTAAGGTGTAATGATTCCTATTCCTTTTTCAAGTTCTTCGGGAGTGTTAAAGAGCAGTTTTAACTGTGCGACTAATAGTTCGACTAACCTGGCTTCAGATTTGTTTCGATTGCGTTCGTTTTCTTTTTCAGTCGAAATAAAAATGGTGCGCTGTTTCCAAAGGGTTTCTAAGAAGGGAAAAGTAAATGTAAGATTGTGGTTTAAAAAAGAGGCATTTTCGGCAGTCTGCCGTTCTTCTATGTGTTGAAGTCTGTTTTCATAATAAAACCGGCTTGGATAACGGGCTATGTGTATATGCATTCTACCCTGGTCCTGAAGCATATCATAAGCATCGTGCCAGCCTTTTTGTTGGCACTGTCTTAACAGTCGTTCGAATAAAGAAACAGATAAATTGTTAATGCCAACTTCATTTAACAAGGTTTCATTAGTGTGGACAGTAGTATCACCCTGAACAACAACGGCCGGCAATTGTTTTTCGTCTCCAATCATGATAAACCGCGACACCTTGCCTAAAAGCCCGATAATTTGCGGTTCGAGTAGTTGTGAAGCTTCATCAATAATGGCAGTCAATTTCGGGTTTTGGTTTCTATCTTCCAGATATTTGCGAAGTTCAGGGCTTCTTTGGTAGGTTAAAACGGTAGATATGAAAATTCGGCAACCTTGAATTTCTTTTTTAGTAGTTTTTAACTCGTTATGTTTAGCAAACTTGCTCAACAACAATTCAGGATGCTCTGTTGCTGATCCATAACCGAGTCTAAATATTCTGAATGTATCCTGTAAATCTTTAACTGCTTCACAAATTTCGTCAACTGCGCGATTGGTAAATGCCAGCAAAATTATTTTTTCATCAGGATTTTTAAGTATTTCACTAACTAACCGCCTGATCATTACTTTAGTCTTTCCTGTTCCTGGAGGACCTTGCAGGAGAAAGTAATTTTGTGCACTTAATGCTTTTTGCAAGGTAAGAAGTTGCTGAGGCTTGAGAATATCAGTTTCCAATTGTTCGGGTAAAGCCGAAAAAACCGGTGGAGTGAGCCCCAGAATCAGGGATTTTTTTTCGGAAGGTAACTTTACAAATTCATACAACGACTGATACATAATATCGTAACTCATATCGGTACTTTCAGCTTCAAATGCCCAATAGTGATAGTTTTCAAAATGTTCTTTACGGATAAATTTATTCATGGGGCTGATCACAACCATGTCTTTTGTCAGTTGTTTGATGGTTGCCTTTAAAATTTGATGCTTGGTTGGTTTCAGGCTTTCATCTTCCGGTTCATGCGGATACAGCAACACCATATCGCCAACCCTAAACCGAGCAACTTGTAAAGTTTTACCTTCCGTTTTGTCAAATATTATTTCACAATCTCCAACAAGTTGGTCAATTTGTCTGAACTTTAGAAATGCAAGGATAGTAAAATCCAATTCTTTAAATCCCAACTGGTTATTCCATAACCCCGAAAATCCCCAATCACCCCGGTTGTTGTCGCCTCCGATTTTAGAAGCTCGCTGTTCGCGTGCGGTAAAGGCTATCCATTCGTAAAAATATTTTAATTCTAAAGGCTTACAGTCTGATAAAATTTTCCTGAAAGAGTCAAAAGCCTGAATATCATTGGGAAATAAATTTTGTGATCCTACTATATTTGAGTTAACCTGAGCCAGTACTTCTTCAGGATTAAATGTCAACCGGTATTCAGAAGCTACGATTTGATTTCTCATATACAAAACAAATCTCTTAGCTTTCATATCATTGCTTACATTTCGAAGCGGGGAATTTTCAGGGGCAACGGAAGAATACAGAATTGCGCTGCTCCCTTTATGTGCCGGATTTCTACTTTCCAACAATAAATGATAAGAAACCGCCTGCATTGCATCTGCCATGTTGACTTGTCTGTAGGGCAAAGGATCTTTGCTAGTTTTCAATTCGATAACATCCTGATGGTCCGGGTCTTGCTCATAATTCACCAACACATCCAAACGGCCGCGAAGACCGAATTTTTCAGACAAAAAGGTAGGTTCAATGCTTAATTCATGTTGTTTAAACTGTTGTACAACCGGGCTGTTAATGGTTGCCAGATGTTTTATCAATTCATCTTTAAGTTTTCTAAAATCGTCGTTGCTAAAAGTGAGCGCATGGGTCGGGTTAATGATGATATATTGTTTAAACAAGTCCAACACTGAAGGTTCTTCATTTCTGAGATTGGCATCTAAATAGGCATTGACAATATTACCCCTGAGCAAATAGTAATTGGAAAAATCGTTTGAAAATTTTTTAAACAGATACATGGAATGATGCGCTCCATTTTTAAGGCAAGTCTGCGAAATTGAAGTAACATCCAACAGGAAATCCGGATCAAGAGTTATGAGTGTTTCGGCTGTAACAGCCATCACTAAGTTGTGATTGTTTTCTTCAAAATTGGCAGGATTTTGAAGCTGTATATGGGTGATATTTATCCTGGCATACTGCCACATTAAAGGATGGAGATAAACAAAGTCTGACCAAATGTAAATAGAAACCTGCTCGTAATCGTCAGTATAGCAGGTTAGTATAAAATAGGGTTTGTCATCCTTTGTTTTCAATAAAGGTGTATAATCCTTTACCACGCCCTTTAACAGGGGAATTTGTTCTCTATTTAAATTGGAAGGTTTTGTTTTCTCATCGGGTTCGTCAGTCAGCAATAATGGTTTACAAAAGTCATATAAATCGGTAGGGGGCATCATTTCCGATAAATGTTGCAAAGTCAGGCATATTGTTAAAACGGTTTGTTGTAAATCTTTTAGTTCAACATCTAAATGAGGGTTTTTTGCGATTTTTTGAATGAGATAACCACAGCGTTTGAGATACCCCGAAATCTTGGCAGGCAGATCATAAAGATCGAGAATGACAATCAGCCTTTCGTAGTCGGAAGAAAAAAATTGTTGTTGCGTTTTTGTCAATTCGCGCAGCATTAAATGATAGACCAAGCCGGCCTCCATCAGTCGGGCAGAAGCTAAAGAATCACTGTTGACCACATTTTGCAACAAGTCATAAAGATATTGGGAAACTTCAGCAGAGAGCTGAGGTGAAGAAGAGTCCATATTACTCAAATTTTAAAAGATTAAGTCTGTCCTTATTTGTGAAGGCAAAATTAAATATTTAGTGCAAAGAAATGGTAAAAAAATAAAACACATAGTCCTTCAGAACTCAGGAGGGCAAATAAAGGTTTTATCATCGTATTGTAAGATTTGTAGTATTTGGTTAAATTGGTTCAATTTTTGAAATTTGTGTCTATAAATCATTGAACGTACTACCAAGTTTGAAAAACAAATGAATACTCAGTTTTTAAAATTTAAAGTTTTGGATAGAGCCAATAAAAATATTTCCCTTTTCTTGATGATGCTGATTGGGTTGGTTTGTATGACTTGTCCTGTTTTTGCCCAGGAATATGTATTAAGCGGAACTTTAATCAACCCTTCATCCAATAGCTTTGTAGCATTTGCTAATGTTGGTATCAAAAACGCATCAGTTGGAACAGTAAGTAATGAAACGGGTGAATTCGAACTTCATTTTGATGCAAAATATCTGCATGATACTTTGCAGGTATCGTGTATTGGCTTTTTCACCTACCAAACGCCCCTCAAATCATTGTACCAAAAACAGCCGGTTCAACTCAGTATTTTACCCCGATCCTATTCTTTAAAAGAGGTAACTGTTACTCCGGATGAAATCAGCGCCGAGTATATCGTCAACAAAGCCATGTTCCTTATTCCCGAAAATTATCTGAATCATTCATATCTGACAGACGGATTTTATCGTGAATATTTCAGCGAAAATGGAAACTTTGTCGGATTTGCTGAAGCGTGTGTAAGCATTTTTGATCCAATCGGCTATGCAACAAACATAAACAAACCATCCGAAACCATTAAAATCAATCAGCTCAGGGTTAGTGACATTTACAACAAAGGAAATTATGTATTATATATAGACCTGAATTTCGCGCTTAGATCCAATTTATTGAGAAATGCCAATTTCTGGCAAAATTATGCCGGGCAATTAAAACCTTCGGTTTCGCATTTAAAGTTAGACAGCATCGCTTATTATGATAACGATTTAGTCTATTGTATCAGCTACAGAATAGATACTAAACGAGCCGGAATTTATAACGGAAGGTTATTCATCAGAAAAACTGATTATGCTGTTCTGCGCCTTGAACTTTCTGTCCAAAACGAAATTGAAGGAAGGGAAGAGAATGGCGCTCCTCATACTTCTACGACTATTATGACTTTTAAAGAATTCCAAGGCAAGCTCTATCTTCAATACACAAAGGCAAGCCATGAGGTTAGTTATCAGGCAGATCATGAGCAATATGACCTAACTTTTTATTCAGAACTATTTATCACCAATCTTCAACCGATGAATATCAGTCCGCTGCCTGAAAACGGACGAATTAAACCTGCCAGTATTTTTTACCAACCAAGATACAGAACTTTTGACCCCGATTTTTGGAAATCCTATAACATGTTTGAAAAATCACCCCATAACCGTCAAATTATTGCCGACCTCGAACAAATCAGACCACTGTCAGAGCAATATACTGCCAACGGGAAACTCAAACTGAAACATCCGGAACCAGTCAGCAGCAACTCAGGTAAAATTGAACCTGAATTTAGGACAGGATTTTAATTTTTTACCCCAACTGTTCTTAGTAGATAGCGGGTAAATTGGCAAAAATTTAAACCACATTGTAGCTGGGTTAAGTACTTTGCACTCATTATTAGGCAAGGATTAGGTGAAAATTTATGGCTAACCTAGCTTTTTTTTCATTTAGCCTCGATTTGGGTTCTTACGTCAAAAAAACGGGAAAGTTAAAGTTTGGGGTAAAAAAATCCCCTCATAAATCTTTCAATTTACAAGGGGAATTAAGTGGGAGGTCGGAACCGGATTCGAACCGGTGTACGAGGTTTTGCAGACCTCTGCCTAGCCACTCGGCCATCCGACCTGATTAAGTTTATTTTAAGCTCATTTAAAGCGGGTGTAAAAGTACAACTATATTTTGGGTTTTATACACCTGAGCGCACTTTTTTTACTTCAACAAAAGTTTGTCCCACCTGAATGTTTAGTGCCGGTACTTGCAGTTTAGTAACTTTCACAGTTACTTCTGCAATTTTTTCCGATAAATCATACACCTTGTCAGCTATAGATAAGGCGACATGTTCAAGCAAACGGGAGGGTATTGCCATCACCGAATCGCAAATCACAAACACTTTTTCATAATCAATCGTTCCGTTCAGGTCGTCTTTTGCTGCAGCATCTACAACATTTGCGATGATATAGACATCTACCCGGAACGGAGTGCCGGTTGTTTGTTCTTCATCATAAAAACCGTGGCCCGAAAAAAACTGAAGGTTTTCAATGCCGATACAGATGGAATACATATTGAAAAAGAATTGTGGTGAACAGTTTTGCTAAATAAACTAAGCGACACAAAAATATTGCTTAATTTTGTGCCATTAATATACGGCAATTTCAATAAAATTTAAATTTTATGGCATCGAACGGCATGGAAACAGAAATTCGACATTTGAAAAGCGTGGGTCAGGACAAATATCGCTCACACGATTATTATCTGGTAGATGAGTTGCTGACAGACGAACATCGTTTAATCAGAGATACAGTACAGGCATGGGTTAAAAAGGAAATTTCTCCCATTATTGAAGATTATGCACAGCGCGCCCAGTTTCCCAAGCAAATCATTAAAGGGCTTGCAGAAGTCGGGGCATTTGGACCGACAATTCCTGTTGAATACGGCGGTCAGGGGCTGGACTATATTTCTTATGGTATCATTATGCAAGAACTGGAACGTGGAGACTCAGGAGTTCGCTCTACTGCTTCTGTTCAGAGTTCATTGGTGATGTATCCTATTTTTACCTATGGTTCTGAAGAACAAAAGCGCAAATATCTTCCGAAATTAGGATCGGGAGAAATGATGGGCTGTTTTGGTTTAACAGAACCCAATCATGGTTCAAATCCCGGCGGAATGGAAACGAGATTTGAAGACAAAGGCAGTCATTATCTGCTCAATGGTGCAAAAATGTGGATTTCAAACGCTCCTTTTGCCGATATCGCTGTGGTTTGGGCAAAAGATGAAGCCGGGGTTATCAGAGGGTTGATTGTTGAGCGGGGAATGGAGGGATTCAGTACTCCCGAAACGCACGGTAAATGGTCGTTGAGAGCATCTGCAACCGGTGAACTGGTATTTGATAACGTAAAAGTTCCAAAGGAAAACCTGTTCCCTTTTGCAAAAGGATTGAAAGCTCCGTTGGGATGTCTTTCTTCTGCCCGTTTTGGAATAGCATGGGGAGCAATCGGTGCCGCTTTGGATTGTTATGATTCTGCTTTGCGATATTCTTTAGAGCGTATCCAATTTGAGAAACCGATCGGTGCGTTTCAGTTGACCCAAAAGAAGTTAGCCGAAATGATTACCGAAATCACCAAAGCTCAATTGCTCGCCTGGCGTTTGGGGGTATTGAAAAATGAAGACCGGGCAACTGCTGCTCAAATTTCTATGGCCAAAAGAAATAATGTTGATATGGCATTGCACATTGCTCGTGAAGCAAGACAAATTCACGGTGGAATGGGCATTACCGGCGAATTCCCAATCATGCGCCACATGATGAATTTAGAATCAGTCATTACTTATGAAGGTACTCATGACATACATTTGCTCATTACCGGAATGGACGTAACCGGAATCAATGCTTTTAAATAAATTAAGTAGTTACTGATTTTCTTACCAATACCTACCGTTTTGCTGCCGGTTATTTCTGTAGGCGGCGGTTCATTGGAAGTAGTGCCATCATTGTTGCCGCTCATATATTTACCAAGTGCATCAACACTTTCGACCTTGCAATTTCAACAACTAAACCTGCCTGATGGCAATAAAAATCGGTATGTAATACAAAAGGGGGTGTTGTCTTCTAGCATTTTGCCTTCAGGTTATTGCCGGATTAACAGGCAGTATTTACTTTCCCACTCCTACGCCTACCGTGGCCGCAATCACCGCACTTAAAGATGAATTTGTAATTGCCGTAACAAATGCTGTTTTTGGCGGAACCCCCTTAAAACTCATCAGAGACCAAAAAAAGGATGCTTTGATTGATGCTTTGCGATTGTTGGCAAGCAATATTGAAGATACAGGTGGTAATGATGCTGCAAAATTAGCCGATACCGGTTTTTATATTTACGGAGGTCCAAAAAGTTTATGGCCGATACCGGGCAATATCGAAAACCTTCGTCTGAGTTATGACAAAATCAGAAGTACAGTTGTGGTAAGGGTAAATAAAGCCAATTTTACCCTGATGTATGAATGTCGTTACACGGAAGGCGAATTTAGCGAAAATGCGGATTGGATTTATCTGCCCGAATCTACAAAAACCAAAATGATTATTTCCGGTCTGACTCTTGGAAGAAGTATTTGGGTACAGGTGAGATGTATTAACGGAAAAGGTAAAGGTAATTGGAGTGACCCCGCACAACTGATTTTCATACATTAGAATACAAGTATTTGCAGGTCTCATAAATCAAATCCCACTCCCAATTTTTGAGAGTTGGATTTGTTTTATGTAACGTGAAGAAGGGATTAGTTTGTGGTAGATATCGGGATTGAAAATGTTAAAGAGGTTTCATTTGATATAGTTTTGAGTTTGTAAATCCAATTC
This is a stretch of genomic DNA from Sphingobacteriales bacterium. It encodes these proteins:
- the dndC gene encoding DNA phosphorothioation system sulfurtransferase DndC translates to MSLNIHHLENEIIDQYLYDEHPTRPWIIGFSGGKDSTMLLQVVWNALKKIEPSLLTRQIYVVCNDTLVENPRIVKFINKTLKQIQKQANLNQFPIIVEETKPKLEDSFWVRLIGLGYPAPNKFYRWCTERLKINPTTRLITEKIGENGAAIILLGTRSDESTNRAASIKRHEVKGRRLRKHQLPNTYVYAPIKDVTTNELWQYLNQVPPPWGGTHKELVTLYRNANSGDCPLVIDDTTPSCGNSRFGCWVCTVVNKDKSMAGLIDNGEDWMQPLADIRNFLIETRDNPEIWREQRKMDGSIKEGVWGPYKFETRVEILKRILKAQRTIQTYEKIELITHQEMVLIQYHWFRDCFFGTKVSEIYNSIFKTQINMGKQEEKIKQEVDLLKKSCTQEPMDVELIQDLLALQKTKTLMIRKRGLQSDIDNRLNLFIEELEKAVRLN
- a CDS encoding AAA family ATPase translates to MDSSSPQLSAEVSQYLYDLLQNVVNSDSLASARLMEAGLVYHLMLRELTKTQQQFFSSDYERLIVILDLYDLPAKISGYLKRCGYLIQKIAKNPHLDVELKDLQQTVLTICLTLQHLSEMMPPTDLYDFCKPLLLTDEPDEKTKPSNLNREQIPLLKGVVKDYTPLLKTKDDKPYFILTCYTDDYEQVSIYIWSDFVYLHPLMWQYARINITHIQLQNPANFEENNHNLVMAVTAETLITLDPDFLLDVTSISQTCLKNGAHHSMYLFKKFSNDFSNYYLLRGNIVNAYLDANLRNEEPSVLDLFKQYIIINPTHALTFSNDDFRKLKDELIKHLATINSPVVQQFKQHELSIEPTFLSEKFGLRGRLDVLVNYEQDPDHQDVIELKTSKDPLPYRQVNMADAMQAVSYHLLLESRNPAHKGSSAILYSSVAPENSPLRNVSNDMKAKRFVLYMRNQIVASEYRLTFNPEEVLAQVNSNIVGSQNLFPNDIQAFDSFRKILSDCKPLELKYFYEWIAFTAREQRASKIGGDNNRGDWGFSGLWNNQLGFKELDFTILAFLKFRQIDQLVGDCEIIFDKTEGKTLQVARFRVGDMVLLYPHEPEDESLKPTKHQILKATIKQLTKDMVVISPMNKFIRKEHFENYHYWAFEAESTDMSYDIMYQSLYEFVKLPSEKKSLILGLTPPVFSALPEQLETDILKPQQLLTLQKALSAQNYFLLQGPPGTGKTKVMIRRLVSEILKNPDEKIILLAFTNRAVDEICEAVKDLQDTFRIFRLGYGSATEHPELLLSKFAKHNELKTTKKEIQGCRIFISTVLTYQRSPELRKYLEDRNQNPKLTAIIDEASQLLEPQIIGLLGKVSRFIMIGDEKQLPAVVVQGDTTVHTNETLLNEVGINNLSVSLFERLLRQCQQKGWHDAYDMLQDQGRMHIHIARYPSRFYYENRLQHIEERQTAENASFLNHNLTFTFPFLETLWKQRTIFISTEKENERNRNKSEARLVELLVAQLKLLFNTPEELEKGIGIITPYRTQIAEIKNNLNDEINNSIVVDTVERYQGGQKNIIIVSLAVNNPAQLNNLHVLNAEGNVDKKLNVTLTRAKEYLIIIGCMDILKNSPIYQSLLQYYSQNNAIFNISSKNLQLIRKENPR
- a CDS encoding acyl-CoA dehydrogenase family protein; its protein translation is MGQDKYRSHDYYLVDELLTDEHRLIRDTVQAWVKKEISPIIEDYAQRAQFPKQIIKGLAEVGAFGPTIPVEYGGQGLDYISYGIIMQELERGDSGVRSTASVQSSLVMYPIFTYGSEEQKRKYLPKLGSGEMMGCFGLTEPNHGSNPGGMETRFEDKGSHYLLNGAKMWISNAPFADIAVVWAKDEAGVIRGLIVERGMEGFSTPETHGKWSLRASATGELVFDNVKVPKENLFPFAKGLKAPLGCLSSARFGIAWGAIGAALDCYDSALRYSLERIQFEKPIGAFQLTQKKLAEMITEITKAQLLAWRLGVLKNEDRATAAQISMAKRNNVDMALHIAREARQIHGGMGITGEFPIMRHMMNLESVITYEGTHDIHLLITGMDVTGINAFK
- a CDS encoding carboxypeptidase-like regulatory domain-containing protein, with the translated sequence MNTQFLKFKVLDRANKNISLFLMMLIGLVCMTCPVFAQEYVLSGTLINPSSNSFVAFANVGIKNASVGTVSNETGEFELHFDAKYLHDTLQVSCIGFFTYQTPLKSLYQKQPVQLSILPRSYSLKEVTVTPDEISAEYIVNKAMFLIPENYLNHSYLTDGFYREYFSENGNFVGFAEACVSIFDPIGYATNINKPSETIKINQLRVSDIYNKGNYVLYIDLNFALRSNLLRNANFWQNYAGQLKPSVSHLKLDSIAYYDNDLVYCISYRIDTKRAGIYNGRLFIRKTDYAVLRLELSVQNEIEGREENGAPHTSTTIMTFKEFQGKLYLQYTKASHEVSYQADHEQYDLTFYSELFITNLQPMNISPLPENGRIKPASIFYQPRYRTFDPDFWKSYNMFEKSPHNRQIIADLEQIRPLSEQYTANGKLKLKHPEPVSSNSGKIEPEFRTGF
- the folB gene encoding dihydroneopterin aldolase encodes the protein MYSICIGIENLQFFSGHGFYDEEQTTGTPFRVDVYIIANVVDAAAKDDLNGTIDYEKVFVICDSVMAIPSRLLEHVALSIADKVYDLSEKIAEVTVKVTKLQVPALNIQVGQTFVEVKKVRSGV
- a CDS encoding fibronectin type III domain-containing protein, coding for MAAITALKDEFVIAVTNAVFGGTPLKLIRDQKKDALIDALRLLASNIEDTGGNDAAKLADTGFYIYGGPKSLWPIPGNIENLRLSYDKIRSTVVVRVNKANFTLMYECRYTEGEFSENADWIYLPESTKTKMIISGLTLGRSIWVQVRCINGKGKGNWSDPAQLIFIH